A single genomic interval of Sphingobacteriales bacterium harbors:
- a CDS encoding M4 family metallopeptidase gives MKALVHFPESPFDPFGNEVFWDQKLKHFGFGSGDDTIMTAPVSIDIVAHEYAHAILFNKFSMGNHITHDTATLRYQAGAIHEGVADIFSTLVRKHAFGIVDWVIGDAVVIPAQTDLLPRDLAHPENTLPPQALYYNNTASNWDTTAQAIYNHAGIVAKWFYLLADGGTGFNYATDSITVEPLTIDTAEMVLINGLQYITDTLKKPVPSYEDFAKAMVAAAQAISCTAHKQTIRAFKAVGLGLNIPGGKKEGITDDELCFIDLRMRDRWGDQGFEPNTECDDILGWNDIWNSPDIWVCPQNDSCYLAGSAPPEPAYSNRIGFTIYNAHPNLGSDPAQLHLYYTMASSGEIWDFNWVDWYFDTGNETCYLGDEIVNSPVEIPAINPNDYFTGWTTWSPPNFVNPDLPFYADPVECWLTPELDPLDGQEKYEICLLARLLSDADPLPNEIEDNITHNIIYHNNIVTKNLFFLNPGLGIGGGVPPAIAGNPSVLFISNNNATAANLNIVYQQLTNGLGLQGSNDSIEISLVLSPQLWDNWVSTGQQGQGITWLTQREVRIDDYQTAKLLNIPFAPYERQPIAIKTTILTGGNKTINYENYFINGNFSFYLTHQAAFNQPSINPSTKCIFVLKNNPTANTTNPNDIQLVCSPNPVKNGYGKLLLTLPTNQTITITLYNLQGNKVQQVITNQQFEAGLYQIPLSIANLANGIYICQLITTNNQNVAAKVIKLNK, from the coding sequence TTGAAAGCGTTAGTACATTTCCCTGAGTCTCCTTTTGACCCATTTGGAAATGAGGTGTTTTGGGATCAAAAGTTAAAACATTTCGGCTTTGGAAGTGGGGACGATACAATTATGACCGCCCCCGTTTCTATTGATATAGTAGCGCATGAATACGCCCATGCCATATTATTTAACAAGTTTAGTATGGGTAATCACATAACACACGATACCGCAACACTCCGCTATCAGGCAGGTGCCATTCACGAAGGCGTAGCCGATATATTTAGCACTTTAGTACGCAAACATGCTTTTGGCATTGTAGATTGGGTTATAGGCGATGCGGTAGTAATACCTGCCCAAACCGACCTATTACCCCGCGACCTTGCCCACCCCGAAAACACCCTACCCCCGCAAGCCTTATATTACAACAATACCGCTTCTAATTGGGATACCACAGCCCAAGCAATTTATAACCATGCCGGCATAGTAGCCAAATGGTTTTATTTATTGGCAGATGGTGGCACCGGATTTAACTACGCCACCGACAGCATAACCGTTGAACCACTAACCATTGATACCGCCGAAATGGTGCTAATAAACGGCTTGCAATATATAACTGATACTTTAAAAAAACCAGTTCCCAGTTACGAAGATTTTGCTAAGGCTATGGTTGCCGCCGCCCAAGCCATTTCTTGCACTGCCCATAAACAAACCATTAGGGCATTTAAAGCCGTAGGTTTAGGCTTAAACATACCCGGTGGCAAAAAAGAAGGCATTACCGACGACGAACTTTGCTTTATAGACCTGCGTATGCGCGACCGTTGGGGCGACCAAGGTTTTGAACCCAACACCGAATGTGATGATATACTTGGCTGGAACGATATATGGAACAGCCCCGATATATGGGTTTGCCCACAAAACGATAGCTGTTATTTAGCTGGCAGCGCGCCACCCGAACCCGCCTATAGCAACCGCATTGGCTTTACAATTTACAATGCACACCCCAATTTAGGCTCAGACCCCGCACAACTACACCTATATTATACCATGGCAAGTAGCGGCGAAATTTGGGATTTTAACTGGGTTGATTGGTATTTTGATACCGGAAACGAAACATGTTACCTTGGCGATGAAATAGTGAATAGCCCCGTTGAAATACCCGCTATTAACCCAAACGACTATTTTACCGGATGGACTACTTGGTCGCCACCCAATTTTGTAAACCCCGACCTGCCTTTCTATGCCGACCCTGTCGAATGTTGGCTTACCCCCGAACTTGACCCCTTAGACGGACAAGAAAAATACGAAATATGCCTTTTAGCCCGATTGTTATCTGATGCCGACCCTTTACCCAACGAAATCGAAGACAATATAACTCACAACATAATTTACCACAATAATATTGTTACCAAAAACCTGTTTTTCTTAAATCCGGGTTTAGGTATTGGCGGCGGAGTTCCGCCGGCTATTGCCGGCAACCCAAGTGTGTTATTTATAAGCAATAACAACGCTACGGCAGCCAATTTAAACATTGTTTACCAACAACTAACCAATGGTTTAGGCTTGCAAGGCAGCAACGACTCAATAGAAATTAGCCTTGTACTTAGCCCTCAATTATGGGATAACTGGGTTTCAACAGGGCAGCAAGGGCAGGGCATTACTTGGCTAACCCAACGCGAGGTGCGCATAGACGACTACCAAACCGCCAAACTACTAAACATACCCTTTGCCCCCTACGAAAGGCAACCCATAGCCATAAAAACCACCATTTTAACCGGTGGAAACAAAACCATAAACTACGAAAACTATTTTATTAACGGCAATTTTTCGTTTTACCTTACCCACCAGGCAGCATTCAACCAACCAAGCATAAACCCAAGTACCAAATGTATATTTGTGCTAAAAAACAACCCAACAGCCAACACCACCAACCCCAACGATATTCAATTGGTGTGCAGTCCAAATCCGGTAAAAAATGGGTATGGCAAATTATTATTAACCCTACCCACCAACCAAACCATCACCATCACCCTCTATAATTTACAAGGCAACAAAGTTCAACAAGTCATAACTAACCAACAATTTGAGGCAGGACTATACCAAATACCGCTTAGTATTGCAAATTTGGCAAATGGTATCTATATTTGCCAGCTAATTACTACTAACAACCAAAATGTTGCCGCCAAAGTAATAAAACTAAACAAATAA
- a CDS encoding 4-hydroxy-tetrahydrodipicolinate synthase: MSSKFKGLGVALVTPFTPKGDVDYNGLENVIKHCIAGGVDYLVSLGTTGESVTLSPEEKMAVLSFTIQVAGGRLPIVAGFGGHDTRKLVHEIQSYHFKGVDAILSVSPYYNKPSQEGIYQHFKAVAQVAPVPVIIYNVPGRTSSNISAATTLRLATDFQNIIGIKEASGSLPQCMQIVKNRPRPDFLVISGDDNLTLPMISIGMDGVISVIANAYPRTFANMVTQALSQNFEEARPLHYRLLNITDLIFAEGSPAGIKAVLNQMNICADTLRGPLANITDTLYQAIANEVKQLPQA, from the coding sequence ATGAGCAGCAAATTCAAAGGTCTTGGTGTTGCCTTGGTTACCCCTTTTACACCCAAGGGCGATGTTGATTACAACGGCCTCGAGAACGTAATAAAACATTGTATTGCCGGCGGGGTCGATTATTTGGTTTCATTAGGTACTACCGGAGAAAGTGTAACCCTTAGTCCGGAAGAAAAAATGGCCGTACTAAGTTTTACTATTCAGGTTGCTGGCGGCAGGCTGCCTATTGTAGCCGGATTTGGAGGCCACGATACCCGAAAACTTGTTCACGAAATACAAAGTTACCATTTTAAAGGCGTTGATGCCATTTTATCGGTAAGCCCTTATTACAACAAACCATCGCAAGAGGGTATTTACCAACATTTTAAAGCAGTAGCACAGGTGGCACCCGTTCCGGTAATTATTTATAATGTACCCGGCCGCACAAGCAGCAATATTAGTGCCGCTACTACCTTGCGCCTTGCCACCGACTTTCAAAATATTATAGGCATCAAAGAGGCATCGGGCAGTTTACCCCAATGTATGCAAATAGTTAAAAACCGCCCCCGCCCCGACTTTTTAGTCATATCGGGCGATGACAACCTTACTTTGCCCATGATTAGCATAGGTATGGACGGCGTAATTTCGGTAATAGCCAATGCCTATCCGCGCACTTTTGCCAACATGGTAACCCAGGCACTTAGCCAAAATTTTGAAGAAGCCCGGCCCCTACACTATCGCTTGCTAAATATTACAGACCTTATTTTTGCCGAGGGCAGCCCCGCAGGTATTAAAGCAGTGCTTAACCAAATGAATATTTGTGCCGATACGCTGCGTGGCCCATTAGCCAATATTACCGACACCCTATACCAGGCAATAGCTAACGAGGTAAAACAGTTGCCACAGGCCTAA
- a CDS encoding MoxR family ATPase: MTQYSSDVVAVDALAQSFRNLKSEIAKIIVGQDDVISRVLIAIFCDGHCLLVGVPGLAKTLLVQTIANVLDLSFKRIQFTPDLMPSDITGAEILDDNRQFRFSPGPLFANIILADEINRTPPKTQAALLEAMQERSVTAAGVVHKLPLPFFVLATQNPIEQEGTYPLPEAQLDRFMFNVKLDYPSFAEEVAVVKNTTTLREVELKHVVTGDEIRAFQKLVRKIPIADNVLEYAVKLATKTRPGTAQATPDVNNYLAWGAGPRASQFLVMGAKCHAAVNGKYSPDIDDVRAIAEPVLRHRIVKNYKAEAEGITIEDIIAKLL, encoded by the coding sequence ATGACCCAGTACAGTTCTGACGTGGTGGCGGTTGACGCATTAGCACAATCGTTCCGCAACCTTAAAAGCGAAATTGCCAAAATAATTGTAGGGCAAGACGACGTAATAAGCCGCGTATTAATTGCCATTTTTTGTGACGGCCACTGCCTGTTAGTGGGAGTTCCGGGGCTGGCAAAAACGCTGTTAGTGCAAACTATTGCCAACGTGCTCGACCTTAGCTTTAAACGCATACAATTTACCCCCGACTTAATGCCCAGCGACATTACAGGTGCCGAAATTTTAGACGATAACCGCCAGTTTAGATTTAGCCCCGGCCCCCTGTTTGCTAATATTATACTGGCCGACGAAATTAACCGTACCCCGCCTAAAACCCAAGCCGCACTGTTAGAGGCTATGCAAGAACGCTCGGTAACCGCTGCCGGAGTAGTGCATAAATTGCCTTTGCCCTTTTTTGTGTTAGCCACCCAAAACCCAATAGAACAAGAAGGCACCTACCCACTACCCGAAGCGCAGCTTGACCGCTTTATGTTCAATGTAAAACTTGACTACCCAAGTTTTGCCGAAGAAGTAGCCGTAGTAAAAAATACAACTACCCTTCGCGAAGTTGAACTTAAACACGTTGTAACCGGAGACGAAATTCGCGCCTTCCAAAAATTAGTGCGCAAAATACCCATCGCCGACAATGTGTTAGAATATGCCGTAAAATTAGCCACCAAAACCCGCCCCGGCACCGCACAAGCCACACCCGATGTAAATAACTATTTAGCTTGGGGTGCAGGCCCACGCGCATCGCAATTTTTAGTAATGGGGGCAAAATGCCATGCCGCCGTAAATGGCAAATACTCGCCCGACATTGACGATGTGCGCGCTATTGCCGAACCCGTTTTGCGCCACCGTATTGTTAAAAACTACAAAGCCGAAGCCGAAGGAATAACCATTGAAGACATAATTGCCAAATTATTATAA
- a CDS encoding gliding motility-associated C-terminal domain-containing protein, with amino-acid sequence MKPSIITIHLFFLFVGLFLGLALQAQPITNGGFTNATSGTLYDTGDSGGDYGPNENIVYTICPSNSNCVQLDFFSFSTELNSDILNIYDGPNTASPLIGSYSGDINITFGINGIITAASGCVTLEFISNGSTQSSGFIAVWNGWGSTCITGSTLGPNNDCMNAYLVCDDTPLNYNSNGAGDIDDINFSNSGCLSAIPGENQSAWYRFQLNNNIPANSSITFTITPANPTSDYDFAIYGPNPDCGNLGQPVRCSAATYDKSPNGTTGLKATESDTSEPSSGGNGFVDELIVNPGEVYYILVNNFTVDNLGFDLTWGGVATTGGLNCVFCSLAVDAGPDASLCQGETASLSAFASKGTSFYQYNWEVVGNLPGFSFSNPNATVTDLTPPPGFIGTVDIKVTVEDINQSDVNNEKCEISDVLTLTFLVGPVASDMFIPDSQVCIDELTYFEYQGLSPPGSTFNWNFGGGTPTPNSNNTEGPYEISWATAGTKTVTFTVDDGNCQSTASFNIVVQAPLANIADLICANYLSDGITFDWSAIPNAEIYQVTVYLNGVYQYTDGSNTQTQYTVTGALPGDEIAIEVIALDSNGVYCGSEPAFISCVVPSCPNTNPPGLQFTNLVNPYCTSDPDFQVQVAAGFGGGVFAGPNISPSGWFEPDKFVSAGIYTLTYTYTDANGCDFTITYSPQIYLPPVASFSLSSTQVCTGEAVTLNYNGAPLGAGAAYNWNFGGAIANPNSGTGPILLTFPAAGNYTITLSTESQGCPSLPVSQTITVLQAPTKPIVDCVNITDNSIDYDWNDVPGATEYELDIIINGIPQAPQTTTNSNYTVSGLSPNTNVTIIVTAKATPPCSDAQSNAVTCKTSGCTPIAVSISGLNASYCTGAGTIVNLSGNPAGGVFSKTGSGLSGNTLDIDAAGAGTHTITYTVTDILTGCVDQTTVVTTIYDPPTVSLSVNPNTVCVGNNSAITYTGNALPGDTYAWNFGANAAPATANTIGPHNVQWSTAGNKTINLTVTANGCSASGSNSVNVETPLPTPIVTCTSTTNSVSFNWGAIAGATDYDLSITITDDLGNPLGTTNITQPGTTYTENGLQPGYTVTISVIANGNGACGDSPAGTATCIANDCPTVDLQITSFASTNFCTGDPAVTLTANEPGATFTVNGKPDTTFDPSSLPAGTYTIEATLNNPPCIYTASVTATIYLTPVANFIMDANPLCNTNPATFTFTGTADAAANYTWDFGVGATPATATTVGPHLINYSTVGSKTITLVVNNNGCIDSQTSNLAVDEPIGTTLISCNSTTTNVDFNWSAVPGASGYDITITIKDDLGNIVSGPTTLNNQPGTNYSEGGLQPNYSVEIIVVPLGGGACGNGPAATATCFANDCPTVDLQITNFADTQFCVGDAAITLTANEPAATFTINGSPATIFDPNALGAGIYTIEATYINGPCTYTDTETATVYSLPVAAMTATPNPVCVNIATTISFTGSAGGSASYNWSFGADASIATANTAGPHSISYATAGSKTINLTVTENGCTDSESINLTVEAPLATPVVACNGQTTTTVDFGWGAVAGAASYDVTVTITDDLGNVISGPTTKNQAGTTYNETGLQPGYTVTISVVAIGTGACGNSASASANCVASDCAAVDLQINCFAKTNYCTGEAIITLSATEPTATFTVNGVSAVNFNPASLGAGSHTIVATYTNGPCSYTDTEIITIAATPVADINLSVTSICVNESIEAFSTGSNGPTASFNWQFDAGANPLNANTVGPHTVTYNTAGNKNITLVVTENGCVSNTASETLTVIDQLATPNPDCTYANENSVVFGWDPVPGANDYQVTIIVNGSDTTVDVTTNTTYPVDNLKLGDNITIIVVAQSAILCASELGQADCQTVPCTPLNFDLSAITSTELCEDALPINFAALPAGGSWAASGNGLTGNSFDPKQAGVGLHSITYTYTDAATKCLYDTTFTITVNALPTATITLPKLGCVDAEATILIETPAPNATYVWDFDGGQIISGAGAGPYVVSWSAQGSKTITVTATENGCTGLPVTQTIDIEALELLLEPSFTITKGDSVMLPLTANLPLDGSIVWAPATTLSCNNCDSPYAKPLQSTIYTVSATTANGCKDDAETTVTVSITPNIIVPNAFSPNNDGVNDNFGVIADGAQSITLTIADRWGNIVFNETAADPRWAGQAKNGNPALVGVYVYYVTATFVNGDQTQLKTGKGNVTLLR; translated from the coding sequence ATGAAACCTAGCATTATTACTATCCACTTATTTTTTTTATTTGTTGGTTTATTTTTGGGGCTTGCCTTACAAGCCCAGCCCATTACCAACGGCGGTTTTACTAATGCCACCAGCGGAACTTTATACGATACAGGCGACTCTGGCGGAGATTACGGCCCCAACGAAAACATTGTTTACACGATTTGCCCCAGCAATTCAAATTGTGTGCAGTTAGATTTTTTTAGCTTCTCGACCGAATTGAACAGCGATATTTTAAATATTTACGACGGTCCAAATACCGCCTCGCCTTTAATTGGCTCGTATTCGGGCGATATCAATATTACTTTTGGTATAAATGGCATTATTACGGCGGCAAGTGGCTGCGTTACCCTCGAGTTTATAAGCAACGGCAGCACACAAAGCAGTGGGTTTATTGCCGTTTGGAACGGCTGGGGTAGTACCTGCATTACCGGCTCGACGCTTGGCCCAAATAACGACTGTATGAACGCCTATTTGGTGTGCGATGATACCCCCCTTAACTATAACAGCAATGGCGCCGGAGACATAGATGATATTAATTTTTCAAATAGTGGCTGCCTTTCGGCAATTCCGGGCGAAAACCAATCGGCATGGTATCGCTTTCAATTAAATAACAATATACCTGCCAATTCGTCTATTACCTTTACCATCACCCCCGCAAATCCAACCAGCGACTACGATTTTGCCATTTATGGCCCCAACCCCGACTGCGGCAATTTAGGCCAACCTGTGCGCTGTTCGGCAGCTACTTACGACAAATCGCCTAATGGCACTACCGGCCTTAAAGCTACAGAGTCAGACACCAGCGAGCCATCGAGCGGAGGCAACGGATTTGTAGATGAGCTAATTGTAAATCCGGGCGAAGTGTATTATATCCTAGTAAACAATTTTACAGTTGACAACCTTGGTTTTGACCTTACCTGGGGAGGCGTAGCTACTACCGGAGGCCTTAACTGCGTATTTTGCAGCCTTGCCGTTGATGCCGGCCCCGATGCTTCGTTATGCCAGGGCGAAACAGCCTCGCTTTCGGCCTTCGCTTCAAAAGGAACTTCTTTTTATCAATACAATTGGGAAGTGGTAGGTAATTTACCCGGATTTTCGTTTTCAAACCCCAACGCAACCGTAACCGACCTTACCCCACCACCCGGATTTATTGGAACTGTTGATATTAAAGTTACCGTTGAAGATATTAATCAAAGTGATGTAAACAACGAAAAATGCGAAATTAGCGATGTTCTTACCCTTACTTTTTTAGTAGGACCCGTTGCCAGCGACATGTTTATTCCGGATAGCCAAGTATGTATAGATGAACTAACTTATTTTGAATACCAAGGGCTTTCGCCGCCCGGCTCAACATTTAACTGGAATTTTGGCGGCGGCACGCCAACACCCAACAGCAATAATACCGAAGGCCCCTACGAAATTTCTTGGGCTACCGCCGGCACCAAAACCGTAACCTTTACCGTAGATGACGGCAACTGCCAAAGCACTGCCAGTTTTAATATTGTAGTACAAGCACCCTTAGCCAATATTGCCGACCTCATTTGCGCAAATTATCTATCAGATGGTATTACTTTCGATTGGAGCGCCATACCCAATGCCGAAATTTACCAAGTAACGGTTTATTTAAATGGAGTTTATCAATATACCGATGGCTCAAATACACAAACTCAATATACTGTTACCGGCGCGCTGCCCGGCGACGAAATTGCCATAGAAGTAATTGCCTTAGACAGCAATGGCGTTTACTGCGGCAGCGAACCAGCATTTATTAGTTGCGTAGTGCCAAGTTGCCCCAACACAAACCCGCCAGGATTACAATTTACCAACCTCGTAAACCCATATTGTACCAGCGACCCCGATTTTCAGGTGCAAGTAGCGGCGGGCTTTGGCGGAGGCGTATTTGCCGGCCCCAATATAAGCCCATCCGGATGGTTTGAACCCGATAAATTTGTCAGCGCCGGCATTTATACCCTTACCTATACTTATACCGATGCTAATGGCTGCGATTTTACCATTACTTATTCGCCACAAATATACTTGCCGCCGGTTGCAAGTTTTAGCCTAAGCAGCACCCAAGTATGTACCGGCGAAGCCGTAACCTTAAATTATAACGGTGCCCCGTTAGGTGCTGGCGCAGCTTATAACTGGAATTTTGGCGGCGCAATTGCCAACCCCAATAGCGGCACCGGGCCAATTTTACTTACTTTTCCGGCAGCCGGCAATTATACTATTACCCTAAGTACCGAAAGTCAGGGCTGCCCTTCGCTACCCGTGAGCCAAACTATTACCGTTTTGCAAGCTCCTACCAAGCCCATTGTCGATTGTGTAAATATTACCGACAACAGTATTGACTATGACTGGAACGATGTGCCCGGCGCTACCGAGTACGAATTAGACATAATAATAAACGGCATACCACAAGCACCGCAAACTACTACCAATAGCAACTATACCGTTAGTGGATTAAGCCCAAACACAAATGTAACCATTATAGTAACGGCTAAGGCAACACCGCCTTGTTCTGATGCCCAATCGAATGCGGTAACTTGCAAAACATCCGGATGCACGCCCATCGCCGTTTCAATATCCGGACTAAATGCCAGCTATTGCACCGGCGCGGGAACCATTGTTAATCTATCCGGAAATCCTGCTGGCGGAGTCTTTTCAAAAACCGGATCCGGATTATCCGGCAACACCTTAGACATTGATGCTGCCGGCGCCGGCACACATACAATTACTTATACAGTTACCGATATTCTTACTGGCTGCGTTGACCAAACAACTGTCGTTACTACAATTTACGACCCTCCAACAGTAAGTTTATCGGTTAATCCCAATACGGTTTGTGTAGGCAATAACAGTGCTATAACTTATACCGGAAATGCTTTGCCAGGCGATACCTATGCTTGGAATTTTGGCGCAAATGCCGCGCCAGCGACTGCCAATACCATTGGGCCGCACAATGTACAATGGTCAACTGCGGGCAATAAAACTATAAACCTGACTGTTACCGCCAACGGATGCTCAGCTTCGGGTAGCAACAGCGTAAATGTTGAAACACCGCTGCCCACCCCAATAGTTACTTGTACTAGTACTACTAACAGCGTATCTTTTAATTGGGGGGCTATTGCCGGCGCTACCGATTACGACCTGTCTATAACAATTACCGATGACCTCGGAAACCCACTTGGCACCACCAATATAACACAACCCGGCACCACCTACACCGAAAATGGGCTGCAACCCGGCTATACGGTTACCATTAGTGTAATTGCAAATGGCAATGGTGCCTGCGGCGATAGCCCTGCTGGTACCGCCACCTGCATAGCCAACGATTGCCCAACTGTTGATTTGCAAATTACAAGTTTTGCATCCACCAATTTTTGTACCGGTGACCCTGCTGTTACACTAACGGCCAACGAACCCGGAGCCACTTTCACCGTAAACGGTAAACCCGATACCACTTTTGACCCTAGTAGCTTACCCGCAGGCACTTATACCATTGAAGCCACATTAAACAACCCACCTTGTATTTATACCGCCTCAGTTACTGCTACAATCTATTTGACACCAGTAGCCAATTTTATTATGGATGCCAATCCGTTATGTAATACTAATCCAGCAACCTTTACCTTTACTGGCACCGCCGATGCTGCCGCAAATTATACCTGGGATTTTGGAGTGGGGGCAACACCGGCAACGGCAACAACTGTAGGCCCTCATTTGATTAACTACAGCACTGTAGGCAGTAAAACCATAACTTTGGTTGTAAATAACAATGGCTGCATTGATAGCCAAACGAGCAACCTTGCCGTTGATGAACCCATAGGAACGACTTTAATCAGTTGCAATAGCACTACTACCAATGTTGATTTTAATTGGAGTGCTGTTCCGGGGGCATCCGGATATGATATTACAATTACAATAAAAGATGATTTAGGAAATATTGTAAGCGGTCCTACAACTTTAAATAATCAGCCCGGAACTAATTACAGCGAAGGGGGCTTACAACCTAATTATAGTGTCGAAATTATTGTTGTTCCCTTAGGTGGAGGGGCTTGCGGCAATGGCCCAGCAGCAACAGCTACTTGCTTTGCCAACGATTGCCCAACCGTTGATTTGCAAATAACCAATTTTGCCGATACCCAGTTTTGTGTTGGCGATGCCGCTATTACTTTAACGGCTAACGAACCCGCAGCAACCTTTACCATAAACGGCAGTCCTGCTACCATTTTTGACCCCAATGCCTTAGGCGCAGGTATCTATACTATTGAAGCTACTTATATAAATGGCCCTTGTACCTATACCGATACTGAAACGGCCACTGTTTACAGTCTTCCGGTGGCTGCAATGACAGCAACACCAAACCCGGTTTGCGTAAATATTGCAACTACCATAAGTTTTACCGGCAGCGCGGGCGGCTCTGCATCTTATAATTGGAGTTTTGGCGCCGACGCAAGTATAGCAACTGCCAATACCGCCGGACCACACAGTATTAGCTACGCAACGGCAGGCAGCAAAACCATTAATTTAACGGTTACCGAAAATGGCTGCACCGACTCGGAGAGTATAAATTTAACAGTTGAAGCACCTTTGGCCACACCTGTTGTTGCTTGTAATGGACAAACCACCACCACCGTTGATTTTGGCTGGGGTGCTGTTGCCGGCGCTGCAAGTTATGATGTTACCGTTACCATTACAGACGATTTAGGAAACGTAATTAGTGGCCCCACAACTAAAAATCAAGCTGGAACAACCTACAATGAAACTGGCTTACAACCCGGATATACCGTTACCATTAGTGTTGTAGCCATTGGTACAGGTGCTTGCGGCAATAGCGCATCGGCTTCGGCAAATTGTGTAGCCAGCGATTGTGCTGCGGTAGATTTACAAATTAACTGCTTTGCTAAAACAAATTATTGTACTGGCGAGGCAATTATAACGCTGAGCGCTACTGAACCGACTGCTACGTTTACCGTAAATGGCGTTTCGGCGGTTAATTTTAATCCGGCGAGTTTAGGCGCAGGTAGCCATACCATAGTAGCCACCTATACCAACGGGCCATGCAGCTATACCGATACCGAAATCATTACCATTGCTGCTACGCCGGTGGCCGATATAAACTTGTCGGTTACAAGTATTTGTGTCAATGAAAGTATAGAGGCTTTTTCCACCGGAAGCAATGGGCCAACAGCTAGTTTTAACTGGCAATTTGATGCTGGCGCAAACCCATTGAACGCAAATACCGTTGGGCCTCATACAGTAACATATAATACAGCCGGAAATAAAAATATTACCTTAGTTGTTACCGAAAACGGATGCGTATCGAACACAGCCTCAGAAACATTAACGGTAATTGACCAATTGGCTACGCCAAATCCGGATTGTACTTATGCAAACGAAAACAGCGTTGTATTTGGTTGGGATCCTGTACCTGGTGCTAATGACTATCAGGTTACAATAATTGTTAATGGAAGCGATACAACCGTTGATGTAACAACCAATACCACCTACCCCGTCGACAATTTAAAATTAGGCGACAATATTACCATAATTGTTGTAGCTCAAAGTGCAATACTTTGCGCAAGTGAATTGGGGCAAGCCGACTGCCAAACCGTTCCCTGTACGCCCTTAAACTTTGATTTGAGTGCAATTACAAGTACTGAACTTTGCGAAGATGCCCTGCCCATAAATTTTGCTGCTTTGCCAGCAGGTGGCAGTTGGGCTGCCTCCGGAAATGGCTTAACCGGCAATAGTTTCGACCCTAAGCAGGCAGGTGTTGGCCTTCATTCAATTACCTATACTTATACCGATGCAGCTACAAAATGTTTGTACGATACTACGTTTACAATTACCGTTAATGCACTGCCAACAGCTACAATTACATTGCCAAAATTGGGCTGTGTTGATGCCGAAGCAACCATATTGATAGAAACCCCCGCGCCTAACGCTACTTATGTGTGGGATTTTGATGGTGGGCAAATTATATCGGGCGCTGGGGCTGGCCCTTATGTAGTATCTTGGTCGGCTCAGGGTTCTAAAACCATTACCGTAACCGCTACCGAAAATGGCTGCACAGGCTTGCCTGTAACACAAACAATTGATATTGAAGCGCTTGAACTGTTGTTAGAACCCAGCTTTACTATTACCAAAGGCGATAGTGTTATGTTGCCACTTACAGCAAACTTGCCTTTAGATGGCAGTATTGTTTGGGCGCCTGCTACTACTTTGTCGTGTAATAATTGCGATAGCCCGTATGCTAAACCCCTGCAAAGTACTATTTATACTGTAAGTGCTACAACTGCAAATGGCTGTAAAGACGATGCCGAAACAACGGTTACTGTTTCAATTACGCCAAATATTATTGTACCAAATGCGTTTAGTCCAAACAATGATGGCGTAAACGACAATTTTGGCGTAATTGCCGATGGTGCCCAAAGTATAACCCTAACTATTGCTGACAGGTGGGGTAATATAGTATTTAACGAAACAGCCGCCGACCCCCGTTGGGCCGGACAAGCCAAAAACGGCAACCCTGCTTTGGTGGGCGTGTATGTATATTATGTTACCGCTACATTTGTGAACGGCGACCAAACACAACTTAAAACTGGCAAAGGCAACGTTACCTTGCTGCGATAA